In the genome of Rubrobacter calidifluminis, one region contains:
- a CDS encoding DUF503 domain-containing protein: MLFALRLELELPYAASLKDKRQTVRSIKERLRRRNVSVVECDHQDLWQRATIEVALAAVSPSAAEQRREELRRILLGYEELSILEWREEFLKL, translated from the coding sequence TTGCTCTTCGCGCTACGTCTGGAGCTGGAGCTGCCCTACGCAGCGAGCCTCAAGGACAAGCGTCAGACCGTACGCTCGATAAAGGAGCGCCTGAGACGCAGGAACGTCTCGGTGGTCGAGTGCGACCACCAGGACCTCTGGCAGAGGGCCACGATCGAGGTGGCCCTCGCTGCCGTCTCGCCTTCGGCCGCGGAGCAGAGGCGGGAGGAGCTTCGCCGTATCCTGCTGGGCTATGAGGAGCTCTCTATCCTCGAGTGGCGGGAGGAGTTTCTGAAGCTGTGA
- the rbfA gene encoding 30S ribosome-binding factor RbfA has product MSERTRKIESQLKEIIGDEVAALSDPRIKGLVTVTDVRVSADLSRATVFYSVLAENDEREAREGLQSAAGRVQAAVAAQTHLRRTPRLHFEPDPVVERATKIESVLREVKTDDDDPSGG; this is encoded by the coding sequence GTGAGCGAACGCACGAGGAAGATAGAGTCGCAGCTCAAGGAGATCATCGGTGACGAGGTGGCCGCGCTCTCGGACCCCCGAATAAAGGGGCTGGTGACGGTGACGGACGTCAGGGTGAGTGCGGACCTCTCGCGGGCGACGGTGTTCTACAGCGTGCTCGCCGAAAACGACGAGCGGGAGGCCCGGGAGGGCCTGCAGAGCGCCGCGGGGCGCGTCCAGGCCGCCGTGGCCGCCCAGACGCACCTGCGTCGCACGCCCCGGCTGCACTTCGAGCCGGACCCGGTGGTGGAGCGGGCGACGAAGATAGAGTCCGTACTGAGGGAGGTAAAGACAGACGATGACGACCCGAGCGGAGGTTAA